The Elephas maximus indicus isolate mEleMax1 chromosome 19, mEleMax1 primary haplotype, whole genome shotgun sequence genome contains a region encoding:
- the DVL2 gene encoding segment polarity protein dishevelled homolog DVL-2 isoform X1, with protein MAGSGAGGGGVGETKVIYHLDEEETPYLVKIPVPAERITLGDFKSVLQRPAGAKYFFKSMDQDFGVVKEEISDDNARLPCFNGRVVSWLVSSDNPQPEMAPPAHEPRTDLVPPPPPLPPLPPERTSGIGDSRPPSFHPNVSSSRENLEPETETESVVSLRRERPRRRDSSEHGGGGHRPSGPSRLERHLAGYESSSTLMTSELESTSLGDSDEDDTMSRFSSSTEQSSASRLLKRHRRRRKQRPPRLERTSSFSSVTDSTMSLNIITVTLNMEKYNFLGISIVGQSNERGDGGIYIGSIMKGGAVAADGRIEPGDMLLQVNDMNFENMSNDDAVRVLRDIVHKPGPIVLTVAKCWDPSPQAYFTLPRNEPIQPIDPAAWVSHSAALTGTFPAYPGSSSMSTITSGSSLPDGCEGRGLSIHTDMASVTKAMAAPESGLEVRDRMWLKITIPNAFLGSDVVDWLYHHVEGFPERREARKYASGLLKAGLIRHTVNKITFSEQCYYVFGDLSGGCESYLVNLSLNDNDGSSGASDQDTLAPLPGATPWPLLPTFSYQYPAPHPYSPQPPPYHELSSYTYGGGSASSQHSEGSRSSGSTRSDGGAGRTGRPEERAPESKSGSGSESEPSSRGGSLRRGGEPGPAGDGGPPPSRGSSGGPPNLRAHPGLHPYGPPPGMALPYNPMMVVMMPPPPPPVPPAVQPPGAPPIRDLGSVPPELTASRQSFHMAMGNPSEFFVDVM; from the exons AGTGGTGAAGGAAGAAATTTCCGACGACAATGCTCGCCTTCCTTGCTTCAACGGAAGGGTGGTGTCCTGG CTAGTGTCATCAGATAACCCCCAACCCGAGATGGCTCCCCCAGCCCATGAGCCTCGCACAGACCTGgtgcctccacctccaccactacCCCCTTTGCCACCAGAGAGGACCAGTGGCATTGGGGACTCCAGGCCTCCATCTTTCCA CCCTAACGTCTCCAGCAGCCGTGAAAACCTGGAGCCAGAGACAGAAACAGAGTCAGTCGTGTCTCTGAGGCGGGAGCGGCCTCGTAGGAGAGACAGCAGTGAGCACGGCG GTGGGGGCCACAGGCCCAGTGGCCCCTCGAGGCTGGAGCGCCACCTAGCAGGGTATGAGAGTTCTTCCACCCTGATGACCAGTGAGCTGGAGAGCACCAGCCTGGGGGACTCAGATGAGGATGACACCATGAGCAG GTTCAGCAGCTCCACGGAGCAGAGCAGTGCCTCCCGCCTCCTCAAGCGCCACCGGCGGCGGAGGAAACAGCGACCGCCCCGCCTGGAGAGG ACCTCATCTTTCAGCAGTGTCACTGACTCCACAATGTCTCTTAACATCATCACAGTCACACTCAACATGG AGAAGTACAacttcctgggcatctccattgTGGGCCAGAGCAATGAGCGGGGAGACGGTGGCATCTACATCGGCTCCATTATGAAGGGTGGGGCGGTGGCAGCTGATGGGCGCATTGAGCCTGGAGACATGCTTTTACAG GTGAATGACATGAATTTTGAGAACATGAGCAACGATGATGCAGTGCGGGTGCTGAGGGACATCGTACACAAGCCGGG CCCCATTGTGCTGACTGTGGCCAAGTGTTGGGATCCCTCTCCGCAAGCCTACTTCACACTCCCCCGAA ATGAGCCTATCCAGCCGATTGACCCTGCTGCCTGGGTCTCCCACTCTGCTGCGCTGACTGGCACCTTCCCAGCCTATCCAGGCTCCTCATCTATGAGCACCATTACATCTGGTTCGTCTCTGCCTGACG GCTGTGAGGGCCGGGGTCTCTCCATCCATACGGACATGGCGTCTGTGACCAAGGCCATGGCAGCTCCAGAGTCTGGCCTGGAAGTTCGAGACCGCATGTGGCTCAAGATCACCATCCCGAATGCCTTTCTGG GCTCTGACGTGGTTGACTGGCTCTACCATCACGTGGAGGGCTTTCCTGAACGGCGGGAGGCCCGCAAGTATGCTAGTGGGCTGCTCAAGGCAGGCCTCATTCGGCACACCGTCAACAAGATCACCTTCTCTGAACAGTGCTACTATGTCTTTGGAGACCTCAGTGGCGGCTGTGAGAGCT ATCTAGTCAACCTGTCTTTGAATGACAACGATGGCTCCAGCGGGGCTTCGGACCAGGACACCTTGGCTCCTCTGCCTGGGGCCACCCCCTGGCCCTTGTTGCCTACTTTCTCCTACCAGTACCCAGCACCCCACCCAtacagcccccagcccccaccctacCATGAGCTGTCCTCCTACACCTATGGTGGGGGCAGTGCCAGCAGCCAGCACAGTGAGG GAAGCCGGAGCAGTGGGTCAACACGAAGCGATGGTGGGGCAGGGCGCACGGGGAGGCCTGAGGAGCGGGCCCCCGAGTCCAAATCTGGCAGCGGCAGTGAGTCTGAGCCCTCCAGCCGGGGGGGCAGTCTTCGACGGGGCGGGGAACCTGGCCCAGCTGGTGATGGGGGTCCTCCCCCATCCAGGGGCTCGTCAGGGGGTCCCCCCAATCTTCGAGCCCACCCAGGGCTCCATCCCTATGGACCACCCCCAGGCATGGCCCTCCCCTATAACCCCATGATGGTGGTCAtgatgcccccacccccaccccctgtccCCCCAGCAGTGCAGCCCCCGGGGGCCCCTCCCATCAGAGACCTGGGCTCTGTGCCCCCTGAGCTGACAGCCAGCCGCCAAAGCTTCCATATGGCCATGGGCAACCCCAGTGAGTTCTTTGTGGATGTGATGTAG
- the ACADVL gene encoding very long-chain specific acyl-CoA dehydrogenase, mitochondrial isoform X2, translated as MASSVGRQLLRFRGGSSRPSALLGQPRPGPTQRAYVSGAAQTAVDQSDSLSSDASTKESQAKESKSFAAGMFKGQLTTNQVFPYPSVLNEEQTQFLKELVGPVSRFFEEVNDPAKNEALERVEETTLKGLKELGAFGLQVPSELGGVGLCNTQYARLVEIVGTHDLGVGITLGAHQSIGFKGILLFGTKAQKEKYLPKLASGETMAAFCLTEPSSGSDAASIRSSAVPSPCGSYYTLNGSKIWISNGGLAEIFTVFAKTPVKDASTGTTKEKITAFVVEKSFGGVTHGPPEKKMGIKASNTAEVYFDAVRVPSENVLGEVGGGFKVAMHILNNGRFGMAAALAGTMKGIIAKVVDHATNRTQFGEKIHNFGMIQEKLARMAILHYVTESMAYMVSANMDQGSKDFQIEAAISKIFGSEAAWAVADECIQVMGGMGFMKEAGVERVLRDLRIFRIFEGTNDILRLFVALQGCMDKGKELSGLGNALKNPFGNAGLLLGEAGKQLRRRAGLGSGLSLSGVIHPELSRSGKLAVEALEQFATVVEAKLIKHKTGIVNEQFLLQRLADGAIDLYAMMVVLSRASRALSESHPTAQHEKMLCDSWCIEAAARIQKTMAALQSDPQQQELFRNFRSISQALVEQGGVATRNPLGF; from the exons ATGGCTTCGAGCGTGGGGCGACAGCTGCTGCGATTCAGGGGTGGCAG CTCGCGGCCCAGCGCGCTCTTGGGGCAGCCCCGGCCCGGTCCGACCCAGCGAGCTTATGTCAGTGGGGCTGCTCAG ACGGCTGTGGACCAGTCAGATTCCCTCTCCTCTGATGCCTCCACCAAGGAAAGCCAGGCCAAG GAATCTAAGTCCTTTGCTGCAGGGATGTTTAAGGGCCAGCTCACCACCAATCAAGTGTTCCCATACCCATCTG TGCTCAATGAGGAGCAGACTCAGTTTCTCAAAGAGCTGGTGGGGCCCGTGTCCCGTTTCTTCGAG GAGGTGAACGATCCTGCCAAGAATGAAGCTTTGGAGCGGGTAGAGGAGACCACCTTGAAGGGCCTCAAGGAGCTGGGGGCCTTTGGTCTGCAAGTGCCCAGTGAGCTGGGTGGCGTGGGCCTCTGCAACACCCAG TATGCCCGCTTGGTGGAGATCGTGGGCACGCATGACCTTGGTGTGGGCATCACCCTCGGGGCTCATCAGAGCATCGGTTTCAAAGGCATCCTGCTCTTTGGCACGAAGGCCCAGAAAGAAAAATACCTCCCCAAACTGGCATCTG GGGAGACTATGGCCGCTTTCTGTCTAACGGAGCCCTCCAGCGGGTCCGATGCAGCCTCCATCCGAAGCTCAGCTGTACCCAGCCCCTGTGGAAGTTATTATACCCTCAACGGAAGCAAGATTTGGATCAG TAATGGGGGCCTGGCAGAAATCTTCACAGTCTTTGCCAAAACACCGGTTAAAGATGCATCCACGGGCACCACGAAAGAGAAGATCACAGCTTTTGTGGTGGAGAAGAGCTTTGGGGGTGTTACCCA TGGGCCCCCTGAGAAGAAGATGGGCATCAAAGCCTCGAACACAGCAGAGGTGTACTTTGATGCGGTGCGGGTGCCATCGGAGAACGTGCTGGGTGAGGTGGGAGGCGGCTTCAAGGTCGCCATGCACATTCTCAACAATGGAAGGTTTGGCATGGCTGCAGCCCTTGCAGGCACCATGAAGGGCATCATTGCTAAGGTG GTGGATCATGCTACTAACCGTACTCAGTTTGGGGAGAAAATTCACAACTTTGGGATGATTCAGGAGAAGCTGGCCCGCATGGCAATTCTGCATTATGTGACTGAG TCCATGGCTTACATGGTGAGTGCCAACATGGACCAGGGATCCAAGGACTTCCAGATAGAGGCCGCCATCAGCAAAATCTTTGGCTCG GAGGCAGCCTGGGCGGTGGCAGATGAGTGCATCCAAGTCATGGGGGGCATGGGCTTCATGAAG GAGGCCGGGGTAGAACGCGTGTTGCGCGATCTTCGAATCTTCCGGATCTTTGAGGGGACGAATGATATTCTCAGGCTGTTTGTGGCTCTGCAGGGCTGTATG gacaaaggaaaagaactctCTGGGCTTGGCAATGCTCTGAAGAATCCTTTTGGGAATGCCGGCCTCCTGCTAGGAGAGGCAGGCAAACAGCTGAGACG gcgggcagggctgggcagtggccTGAGTCTCAGTGGAGTCATCCACCCAGAGTTGAGTCGGAGCGGCAAGCTG GCAGTGGAGGCCCTGGAGCAGTTTGCCACGGTTGTGGAGGCCAAGCTGATAAAACATAAGACAGGGATTGTCA ATGAGCAGTTCCTGCTGCAGCGCCTAGCAGATGGTGCCATTGACCTCTATGCCATGATGGTGGTTCTGTCCAG GGCCTCAAGAGCTCTGAGTGAGAGCCACCCCACAGCccaacatgagaaaatgctctgtgACAGCTGGTGTATTGAG GCCGCAGCCCGGATCCAGAAGACCATGGCCGCCCTGCAGTCGGACCCCCAGCAGCAGGAGCTCTTCCGCAACTTCAGAAGCATCTCCCAGGCCTTGGTGGAGCAGGGTGGGGTGGCCACCAGGAACCCCCTTGGCTTCTGA
- the ACADVL gene encoding very long-chain specific acyl-CoA dehydrogenase, mitochondrial isoform X1, translating into MASSVGRQLLRFRGGSSRPSALLGQPRPGPTQRAYVSGAAQTAVDQSDSLSSDASTKESQAKVESKSFAAGMFKGQLTTNQVFPYPSVLNEEQTQFLKELVGPVSRFFEEVNDPAKNEALERVEETTLKGLKELGAFGLQVPSELGGVGLCNTQYARLVEIVGTHDLGVGITLGAHQSIGFKGILLFGTKAQKEKYLPKLASGETMAAFCLTEPSSGSDAASIRSSAVPSPCGSYYTLNGSKIWISNGGLAEIFTVFAKTPVKDASTGTTKEKITAFVVEKSFGGVTHGPPEKKMGIKASNTAEVYFDAVRVPSENVLGEVGGGFKVAMHILNNGRFGMAAALAGTMKGIIAKVVDHATNRTQFGEKIHNFGMIQEKLARMAILHYVTESMAYMVSANMDQGSKDFQIEAAISKIFGSEAAWAVADECIQVMGGMGFMKEAGVERVLRDLRIFRIFEGTNDILRLFVALQGCMDKGKELSGLGNALKNPFGNAGLLLGEAGKQLRRRAGLGSGLSLSGVIHPELSRSGKLAVEALEQFATVVEAKLIKHKTGIVNEQFLLQRLADGAIDLYAMMVVLSRASRALSESHPTAQHEKMLCDSWCIEAAARIQKTMAALQSDPQQQELFRNFRSISQALVEQGGVATRNPLGF; encoded by the exons ATGGCTTCGAGCGTGGGGCGACAGCTGCTGCGATTCAGGGGTGGCAG CTCGCGGCCCAGCGCGCTCTTGGGGCAGCCCCGGCCCGGTCCGACCCAGCGAGCTTATGTCAGTGGGGCTGCTCAG ACGGCTGTGGACCAGTCAGATTCCCTCTCCTCTGATGCCTCCACCAAGGAAAGCCAGGCCAAGGTG GAATCTAAGTCCTTTGCTGCAGGGATGTTTAAGGGCCAGCTCACCACCAATCAAGTGTTCCCATACCCATCTG TGCTCAATGAGGAGCAGACTCAGTTTCTCAAAGAGCTGGTGGGGCCCGTGTCCCGTTTCTTCGAG GAGGTGAACGATCCTGCCAAGAATGAAGCTTTGGAGCGGGTAGAGGAGACCACCTTGAAGGGCCTCAAGGAGCTGGGGGCCTTTGGTCTGCAAGTGCCCAGTGAGCTGGGTGGCGTGGGCCTCTGCAACACCCAG TATGCCCGCTTGGTGGAGATCGTGGGCACGCATGACCTTGGTGTGGGCATCACCCTCGGGGCTCATCAGAGCATCGGTTTCAAAGGCATCCTGCTCTTTGGCACGAAGGCCCAGAAAGAAAAATACCTCCCCAAACTGGCATCTG GGGAGACTATGGCCGCTTTCTGTCTAACGGAGCCCTCCAGCGGGTCCGATGCAGCCTCCATCCGAAGCTCAGCTGTACCCAGCCCCTGTGGAAGTTATTATACCCTCAACGGAAGCAAGATTTGGATCAG TAATGGGGGCCTGGCAGAAATCTTCACAGTCTTTGCCAAAACACCGGTTAAAGATGCATCCACGGGCACCACGAAAGAGAAGATCACAGCTTTTGTGGTGGAGAAGAGCTTTGGGGGTGTTACCCA TGGGCCCCCTGAGAAGAAGATGGGCATCAAAGCCTCGAACACAGCAGAGGTGTACTTTGATGCGGTGCGGGTGCCATCGGAGAACGTGCTGGGTGAGGTGGGAGGCGGCTTCAAGGTCGCCATGCACATTCTCAACAATGGAAGGTTTGGCATGGCTGCAGCCCTTGCAGGCACCATGAAGGGCATCATTGCTAAGGTG GTGGATCATGCTACTAACCGTACTCAGTTTGGGGAGAAAATTCACAACTTTGGGATGATTCAGGAGAAGCTGGCCCGCATGGCAATTCTGCATTATGTGACTGAG TCCATGGCTTACATGGTGAGTGCCAACATGGACCAGGGATCCAAGGACTTCCAGATAGAGGCCGCCATCAGCAAAATCTTTGGCTCG GAGGCAGCCTGGGCGGTGGCAGATGAGTGCATCCAAGTCATGGGGGGCATGGGCTTCATGAAG GAGGCCGGGGTAGAACGCGTGTTGCGCGATCTTCGAATCTTCCGGATCTTTGAGGGGACGAATGATATTCTCAGGCTGTTTGTGGCTCTGCAGGGCTGTATG gacaaaggaaaagaactctCTGGGCTTGGCAATGCTCTGAAGAATCCTTTTGGGAATGCCGGCCTCCTGCTAGGAGAGGCAGGCAAACAGCTGAGACG gcgggcagggctgggcagtggccTGAGTCTCAGTGGAGTCATCCACCCAGAGTTGAGTCGGAGCGGCAAGCTG GCAGTGGAGGCCCTGGAGCAGTTTGCCACGGTTGTGGAGGCCAAGCTGATAAAACATAAGACAGGGATTGTCA ATGAGCAGTTCCTGCTGCAGCGCCTAGCAGATGGTGCCATTGACCTCTATGCCATGATGGTGGTTCTGTCCAG GGCCTCAAGAGCTCTGAGTGAGAGCCACCCCACAGCccaacatgagaaaatgctctgtgACAGCTGGTGTATTGAG GCCGCAGCCCGGATCCAGAAGACCATGGCCGCCCTGCAGTCGGACCCCCAGCAGCAGGAGCTCTTCCGCAACTTCAGAAGCATCTCCCAGGCCTTGGTGGAGCAGGGTGGGGTGGCCACCAGGAACCCCCTTGGCTTCTGA
- the DVL2 gene encoding segment polarity protein dishevelled homolog DVL-2 isoform X2 — translation MAGSGAGGGGVGETKVIYHLDEEETPYLVKIPVPAERITLGDFKSVLQRPAGAKYFFKSMDQDFGVVKEEISDDNARLPCFNGRVVSWLVSSDNPQPEMAPPAHEPRTDLVPPPPPLPPLPPERTSGIGDSRPPSFHPNVSSSRENLEPETETESVVSLRRERPRRRDSSGGHRPSGPSRLERHLAGYESSSTLMTSELESTSLGDSDEDDTMSRFSSSTEQSSASRLLKRHRRRRKQRPPRLERTSSFSSVTDSTMSLNIITVTLNMEKYNFLGISIVGQSNERGDGGIYIGSIMKGGAVAADGRIEPGDMLLQVNDMNFENMSNDDAVRVLRDIVHKPGPIVLTVAKCWDPSPQAYFTLPRNEPIQPIDPAAWVSHSAALTGTFPAYPGSSSMSTITSGSSLPDGCEGRGLSIHTDMASVTKAMAAPESGLEVRDRMWLKITIPNAFLGSDVVDWLYHHVEGFPERREARKYASGLLKAGLIRHTVNKITFSEQCYYVFGDLSGGCESYLVNLSLNDNDGSSGASDQDTLAPLPGATPWPLLPTFSYQYPAPHPYSPQPPPYHELSSYTYGGGSASSQHSEGSRSSGSTRSDGGAGRTGRPEERAPESKSGSGSESEPSSRGGSLRRGGEPGPAGDGGPPPSRGSSGGPPNLRAHPGLHPYGPPPGMALPYNPMMVVMMPPPPPPVPPAVQPPGAPPIRDLGSVPPELTASRQSFHMAMGNPSEFFVDVM, via the exons AGTGGTGAAGGAAGAAATTTCCGACGACAATGCTCGCCTTCCTTGCTTCAACGGAAGGGTGGTGTCCTGG CTAGTGTCATCAGATAACCCCCAACCCGAGATGGCTCCCCCAGCCCATGAGCCTCGCACAGACCTGgtgcctccacctccaccactacCCCCTTTGCCACCAGAGAGGACCAGTGGCATTGGGGACTCCAGGCCTCCATCTTTCCA CCCTAACGTCTCCAGCAGCCGTGAAAACCTGGAGCCAGAGACAGAAACAGAGTCAGTCGTGTCTCTGAGGCGGGAGCGGCCTCGTAGGAGAGACAGCA GTGGGGGCCACAGGCCCAGTGGCCCCTCGAGGCTGGAGCGCCACCTAGCAGGGTATGAGAGTTCTTCCACCCTGATGACCAGTGAGCTGGAGAGCACCAGCCTGGGGGACTCAGATGAGGATGACACCATGAGCAG GTTCAGCAGCTCCACGGAGCAGAGCAGTGCCTCCCGCCTCCTCAAGCGCCACCGGCGGCGGAGGAAACAGCGACCGCCCCGCCTGGAGAGG ACCTCATCTTTCAGCAGTGTCACTGACTCCACAATGTCTCTTAACATCATCACAGTCACACTCAACATGG AGAAGTACAacttcctgggcatctccattgTGGGCCAGAGCAATGAGCGGGGAGACGGTGGCATCTACATCGGCTCCATTATGAAGGGTGGGGCGGTGGCAGCTGATGGGCGCATTGAGCCTGGAGACATGCTTTTACAG GTGAATGACATGAATTTTGAGAACATGAGCAACGATGATGCAGTGCGGGTGCTGAGGGACATCGTACACAAGCCGGG CCCCATTGTGCTGACTGTGGCCAAGTGTTGGGATCCCTCTCCGCAAGCCTACTTCACACTCCCCCGAA ATGAGCCTATCCAGCCGATTGACCCTGCTGCCTGGGTCTCCCACTCTGCTGCGCTGACTGGCACCTTCCCAGCCTATCCAGGCTCCTCATCTATGAGCACCATTACATCTGGTTCGTCTCTGCCTGACG GCTGTGAGGGCCGGGGTCTCTCCATCCATACGGACATGGCGTCTGTGACCAAGGCCATGGCAGCTCCAGAGTCTGGCCTGGAAGTTCGAGACCGCATGTGGCTCAAGATCACCATCCCGAATGCCTTTCTGG GCTCTGACGTGGTTGACTGGCTCTACCATCACGTGGAGGGCTTTCCTGAACGGCGGGAGGCCCGCAAGTATGCTAGTGGGCTGCTCAAGGCAGGCCTCATTCGGCACACCGTCAACAAGATCACCTTCTCTGAACAGTGCTACTATGTCTTTGGAGACCTCAGTGGCGGCTGTGAGAGCT ATCTAGTCAACCTGTCTTTGAATGACAACGATGGCTCCAGCGGGGCTTCGGACCAGGACACCTTGGCTCCTCTGCCTGGGGCCACCCCCTGGCCCTTGTTGCCTACTTTCTCCTACCAGTACCCAGCACCCCACCCAtacagcccccagcccccaccctacCATGAGCTGTCCTCCTACACCTATGGTGGGGGCAGTGCCAGCAGCCAGCACAGTGAGG GAAGCCGGAGCAGTGGGTCAACACGAAGCGATGGTGGGGCAGGGCGCACGGGGAGGCCTGAGGAGCGGGCCCCCGAGTCCAAATCTGGCAGCGGCAGTGAGTCTGAGCCCTCCAGCCGGGGGGGCAGTCTTCGACGGGGCGGGGAACCTGGCCCAGCTGGTGATGGGGGTCCTCCCCCATCCAGGGGCTCGTCAGGGGGTCCCCCCAATCTTCGAGCCCACCCAGGGCTCCATCCCTATGGACCACCCCCAGGCATGGCCCTCCCCTATAACCCCATGATGGTGGTCAtgatgcccccacccccaccccctgtccCCCCAGCAGTGCAGCCCCCGGGGGCCCCTCCCATCAGAGACCTGGGCTCTGTGCCCCCTGAGCTGACAGCCAGCCGCCAAAGCTTCCATATGGCCATGGGCAACCCCAGTGAGTTCTTTGTGGATGTGATGTAG